One window from the genome of Streptococcus parasanguinis encodes:
- a CDS encoding exodeoxyribonuclease VII small subunit — protein sequence MSKEKKFEENLADLEAIVQKLESGDVALEEAITEFQKGMKLSKELQDTLDQAEKTLVKVMQADGTEADLA from the coding sequence ATGTCGAAAGAAAAGAAATTTGAAGAAAATTTAGCAGATTTGGAAGCTATCGTCCAAAAATTGGAGAGTGGTGATGTGGCTTTAGAAGAAGCTATTACAGAATTCCAAAAAGGAATGAAGTTGTCAAAAGAATTGCAAGATACCTTGGATCAAGCAGAGAAAACCTTGGTCAAGGTCATGCAAGCAGATGGTACTGAAGCGGATCTAGCATGA
- a CDS encoding polyprenyl synthetase family protein, whose translation MRQEEKRNRVEQAVRSFYEEKAVAPHLVESVLYSIQAGGKRLRPLLLLELLEAFGLELTEPHFQVAGALEMIHTGSLIHDDLPAMDNDDYRRGQLTNHKKFGEDLAILAGDALFLDPFGMIAASALPDAVKVSLIFELSDASGSRGMVAGQVLDMEGEHKQLTLAELQTIHANKTGRLLAYPFIAAGLILELQADIGQLLEKIGKKLGLAFQVRDDILDLVADFEVLGKTPQKDLVAEKSTYPALLGLEESKALLTRELDACEDLLDQITAACDFDPQAIKKLIEGLRIDG comes from the coding sequence ATGAGACAAGAAGAAAAACGAAATAGAGTAGAGCAAGCAGTTCGCTCTTTTTATGAGGAGAAAGCCGTTGCCCCCCATTTAGTGGAGTCGGTCCTGTATTCGATCCAGGCAGGTGGAAAACGCCTGCGCCCCTTGCTCCTTTTAGAATTGTTAGAGGCCTTTGGACTGGAATTGACAGAGCCTCACTTTCAAGTGGCAGGGGCTTTAGAGATGATCCATACAGGAAGCCTTATTCACGATGATCTGCCTGCCATGGACAATGACGATTACCGTCGGGGGCAATTGACCAATCATAAGAAATTCGGAGAAGACCTGGCGATTTTAGCAGGGGATGCGCTTTTTCTCGATCCCTTTGGAATGATAGCTGCAAGTGCCCTTCCTGATGCGGTCAAGGTCTCTTTGATTTTTGAATTGTCAGATGCTTCCGGTAGTCGTGGAATGGTAGCTGGCCAAGTCCTTGATATGGAAGGGGAGCACAAACAGCTCACACTAGCAGAGTTGCAGACCATCCATGCCAATAAGACAGGACGTCTCCTTGCCTATCCTTTCATCGCAGCAGGTTTGATTTTAGAGTTGCAAGCAGACATAGGTCAGCTCTTAGAAAAAATCGGGAAAAAATTAGGCCTGGCTTTTCAAGTGCGGGATGATATTTTGGATTTGGTCGCTGATTTTGAAGTTTTGGGAAAGACCCCTCAAAAGGACTTAGTAGCAGAAAAATCGACCTATCCAGCCTTGTTGGGATTGGAAGAATCAAAAGCTTTGCTGACAAGAGAATTAGATGCTTGCGAGGACTTGTTGGATCAGATTACAGCTGCTTGCGACTTTGATCCGCAAGCGATCAAGAAATTAATAGAAGGATTACGAATAGATGGCTAA
- a CDS encoding arginine repressor, translated as MKSKNIRLEKIRRFIRDHEVGTQEEIVEHLKEEGISATQATVSRDIKELGIVKRPLKDMTYVYELPRKHHQGIGMIESNILSHRRMGEYVNFTMVPGTAPLVKRRLREIYKEHIFSIVADDDTILLIAYSAPEAENILKSIFGW; from the coding sequence ATGAAGAGTAAGAATATTAGATTAGAAAAAATTCGCCGCTTCATTCGCGATCATGAAGTGGGGACCCAAGAAGAGATCGTCGAACATTTGAAAGAAGAAGGCATCTCAGCAACCCAAGCGACAGTATCACGGGATATCAAAGAATTGGGCATCGTAAAACGCCCTCTCAAAGACATGACCTATGTCTATGAATTGCCACGTAAGCACCACCAAGGGATCGGGATGATCGAAAGCAATATCTTGTCTCATCGTCGCATGGGAGAATATGTCAATTTCACCATGGTTCCAGGGACGGCTCCTCTAGTCAAACGTCGCTTGCGGGAGATTTATAAGGAGCATATCTTTAGTATTGTTGCAGATGATGATACGATCTTACTGATCGCCTATTCAGCTCCAGAAGCAGAGAATATCCTCAAATCAATCTTTGGGTGGTAA
- a CDS encoding TlyA family RNA methyltransferase, which yields MAKERVDVLAYKQGLFDTREQAKRGVMAGLVVAVINGERFDKPGEKIDEATELKLKGEKLKYVSRGGLKLEKALNQFGLSVEGKIAIDIGASTGGFTDVMLQNGASQVFSVDVGTNQLAWKLRNDPRVVSMEQFNFRYAEPDDFEATPSFASIDVSFISLDLILPALHRILADNGQVVALVKPQFEAGREQIGKNGIIKDPKIHFAVLEKVAAFVGTHGFAVMGVDYSPIQGGHGNIEFLMYLEKKEEKTKPTTEQLEAVVERAHKEFKHEE from the coding sequence ATGGCTAAGGAAAGAGTGGATGTATTAGCCTATAAACAAGGCCTATTTGATACCCGCGAACAAGCCAAAAGAGGGGTGATGGCAGGTCTTGTCGTTGCCGTTATCAATGGTGAGCGCTTCGATAAACCGGGTGAAAAAATCGATGAAGCAACCGAGTTGAAATTAAAGGGCGAAAAGCTCAAATATGTCAGCCGGGGCGGTCTTAAATTAGAAAAAGCCCTGAACCAATTTGGTTTATCTGTAGAGGGTAAAATTGCGATTGATATTGGAGCTTCTACAGGTGGCTTTACCGATGTCATGCTGCAAAATGGAGCCAGCCAGGTCTTTTCGGTGGATGTCGGGACCAATCAGTTGGCCTGGAAATTGCGCAATGATCCTCGGGTGGTCTCGATGGAGCAGTTCAATTTCCGCTATGCCGAGCCAGATGATTTTGAAGCGACACCGAGCTTTGCGAGCATCGATGTCAGCTTTATTTCCTTGGACTTGATTCTGCCAGCTCTTCACCGGATTTTGGCAGATAATGGACAAGTCGTGGCCTTGGTCAAACCTCAGTTTGAGGCAGGACGCGAACAGATCGGGAAAAATGGGATCATTAAGGATCCTAAGATTCATTTCGCCGTTCTTGAAAAGGTCGCTGCTTTTGTAGGGACACATGGCTTTGCGGTAATGGGAGTAGATTATTCCCCTATCCAAGGAGGCCATGGCAACATCGAATTTTTGATGTATCTAGAAAAAAAAGAAGAGAAAACAAAGCCAACGACAGAGCAGCTGGAGGCTGTTGTGGAGCGGGCACACAAGGAATTTAAACATGAAGAGTAA
- the recN gene encoding DNA repair protein RecN produces the protein MLLEISIKNFAIIEEISLNFEKGMTVLTGETGAGKSIIIDAMNMMLGSRATTDVIRHGAPKAEIEGLFTVESNRHLTALFEEQGLEWTDELIIRREILQNGRSVSRINGQMVNLSVLKAVGQHLVDIHGQHDQEELMRPQLHIAMLDEFGDAAFFQTKDAYRQTFEDYKRLRKQVVELQRNQQENKARIEMLEFQIAEIEAAALEVDEDLRLEQERQRLLNHKMIADTLTNAYTMLDAEEFSSLSNVRSAMNDLENIEEYDPSYKELSSQLSETFYALEDITKRLEDVVDGLEFDGNRLMQVESRLDLIHSITRKYGGQVKDVLEYLAQITKEYSLLTGSNLSSEDLEKELKRLEKSLVTLAQDLSDQRHDLAQDLENEIQQELADLYMDKARFQVRFSKAKFNREGNEAVEFYISTNPGEDFKPLVKVASGGELSRLMLAIKSAFSRKEGKTSIVFDEVDTGVSGRVAQAIAAKIHKIGQNGQVLAISHLPQVIAAADYQFYIEKISDEHSTVSTVRLLNREERIEEIAKMLAGEDLTEAARQQAEQLLKR, from the coding sequence ATGCTATTAGAAATTTCGATTAAGAACTTTGCTATTATCGAAGAGATTTCCTTAAATTTTGAAAAGGGAATGACGGTACTGACAGGGGAAACAGGTGCAGGGAAATCCATCATTATCGATGCCATGAACATGATGCTGGGAAGCCGCGCAACGACGGATGTCATCCGACACGGAGCCCCAAAAGCGGAAATCGAAGGGCTCTTTACCGTTGAGAGCAATCGCCACTTGACGGCTCTCTTTGAAGAGCAAGGACTAGAGTGGACCGATGAATTGATCATTCGCCGAGAGATCCTGCAAAATGGACGAAGTGTCAGCCGGATCAATGGTCAAATGGTGAATTTGTCTGTCTTAAAGGCAGTCGGCCAACATTTGGTGGATATCCATGGCCAGCATGATCAGGAAGAACTCATGCGGCCCCAATTGCATATCGCCATGCTGGATGAATTTGGGGATGCAGCCTTTTTCCAAACCAAAGACGCTTATCGTCAAACCTTTGAAGATTACAAACGTCTGCGCAAACAAGTAGTGGAACTTCAGCGCAACCAGCAGGAAAACAAGGCCCGTATTGAGATGTTGGAGTTTCAAATCGCAGAGATTGAGGCAGCTGCCTTGGAAGTGGATGAGGACCTGCGTCTGGAGCAAGAACGCCAACGCCTGCTCAATCATAAGATGATTGCAGATACCCTAACCAATGCCTATACCATGCTGGATGCAGAAGAATTTTCGAGCCTCTCCAATGTTCGCTCAGCCATGAATGATCTGGAAAATATTGAAGAATATGATCCCAGCTACAAAGAGCTCTCAAGCCAGTTATCGGAAACCTTCTATGCCCTTGAGGATATTACCAAGCGCTTAGAAGATGTGGTCGATGGTCTGGAGTTTGATGGCAATCGCCTCATGCAGGTGGAATCTCGTTTGGATTTGATCCACTCCATCACGCGCAAGTATGGTGGCCAAGTCAAGGACGTATTGGAATACCTGGCGCAAATCACCAAAGAATATAGCCTTCTCACCGGAAGTAATCTCTCGTCTGAGGACTTGGAAAAAGAACTCAAACGTCTAGAAAAGAGTTTGGTCACCTTGGCTCAAGATTTGAGTGATCAACGGCATGACCTAGCTCAAGATTTGGAAAATGAAATCCAGCAAGAATTGGCAGATCTCTACATGGACAAGGCGCGTTTTCAAGTGCGTTTTAGCAAGGCTAAGTTTAATCGTGAGGGAAATGAAGCTGTCGAATTTTACATTTCGACCAACCCAGGTGAGGACTTTAAACCCCTTGTCAAGGTTGCATCCGGCGGAGAATTGTCACGCTTGATGTTGGCCATTAAATCTGCTTTTTCTCGAAAAGAAGGAAAGACCAGTATCGTCTTTGACGAGGTAGATACAGGGGTCTCTGGGCGCGTAGCTCAAGCCATTGCAGCGAAAATTCATAAGATTGGTCAAAATGGCCAAGTGCTTGCTATTTCTCACCTGCCTCAAGTCATCGCTGCAGCAGATTATCAATTCTATATTGAGAAAATCAGTGATGAACACTCAACTGTATCTACTGTTCGTTTGCTCAATAGAGAAGAACGAATCGAAGAAATTGCCAAGATGCTGGCAGGAGAGGATCTAACGGAAGCTGCCCGTCAACAAGCAGAGCAACTTCTCAAGCGTTAA